One region of Manis pentadactyla isolate mManPen7 chromosome 9, mManPen7.hap1, whole genome shotgun sequence genomic DNA includes:
- the NUCKS1 gene encoding nuclear ubiquitous casein and cyclin-dependent kinase substrate 1 isoform X2, with protein sequence MSRPVRNRKVVDYSQFQESDDADEDYGRDSGPPAKKIRSSPREAKNKRRSGKNSQEDSEDSEEKDVKTKKDDSHSAEDSEDEKEDHKNVRQQRQAASKAASKQREMLMEDVGSEEEPEEEDEAPFQENSGSDEDFLMEDDDDSDYGSSKKKNKKMVKKSKPERKEKKMPKPRLKATVTPSPVKGKGKVGRPTASKASKEKTPSPKDDDEDPESPPEKKTPASPPPEKSGDEGSEDEAQSGED encoded by the exons AAATAGGAAGGTTGTTGATTATTCACAGTTTCAGGAATCTGATGATGCTG ATGAAGATTATGGAAGAGATTCGGGCCCTCCAGCTAAGAAAATTCGGTCATCTCCCCGAGAAGCTAAAAATAAGAGGCGATCTGGAAAGAATTCACAGGAAGATAG TGAGGACTCAGAAGAAAAAGATGTGAAGACCAAGAAGGATGATTCTCACTCAGCAG AGGACAGTGAAGATGAAAAGGAAGATCATAAAAATGTGCGCCAGCAGCGGCAGGCAGCCTCTAAAGCAGCTtctaaacagagagagatgctcatGGAAGACGTGGGCAGTGAAGAAGAACCAGAAGAAGAGGATGAGGCGCCATTCCAAGAGA ATTCTGGCAGTGATGAAGATTTCTTAATGGAAGATGATGACGATAGTGACTACGGcagttcaaaaaagaaaaacaagaagatGGTTAAGAAGTCCAAacctgagagaaaagaaaagaaaatgcccaAACCCAGGCTAAAGGCTACAG TGACGCCAAGTCCTGTGAAAGGCAAAGGGAAAGTGGGTCGCCCCACAGCTTCCAAGGCATCGAAGGAAAAGACTCCTTCTCCCAAAGACGACGACGAGGACCCAGAAAGCCCCCCGGAGAAGAAGACGCCTGCAAGCCCCCCGCCCGAGAAGTCTGGGGACGAGGGGTCTGAGGATGAGGCCCAGTCTGGGGAGGATTAA
- the NUCKS1 gene encoding nuclear ubiquitous casein and cyclin-dependent kinase substrate 1 isoform X1 — MSRPVRNRKVVDYSQFQESDDADEDYGRDSGPPAKKIRSSPREAKNKRRSGKNSQEDSEDSEEKDVKTKKDDSHSAEDSEDEKEDHKNVRQQRQAASKAASKQREMLMEDVGSEEEPEEEDEAPFQEKDSGSDEDFLMEDDDDSDYGSSKKKNKKMVKKSKPERKEKKMPKPRLKATVTPSPVKGKGKVGRPTASKASKEKTPSPKDDDEDPESPPEKKTPASPPPEKSGDEGSEDEAQSGED, encoded by the exons AAATAGGAAGGTTGTTGATTATTCACAGTTTCAGGAATCTGATGATGCTG ATGAAGATTATGGAAGAGATTCGGGCCCTCCAGCTAAGAAAATTCGGTCATCTCCCCGAGAAGCTAAAAATAAGAGGCGATCTGGAAAGAATTCACAGGAAGATAG TGAGGACTCAGAAGAAAAAGATGTGAAGACCAAGAAGGATGATTCTCACTCAGCAG AGGACAGTGAAGATGAAAAGGAAGATCATAAAAATGTGCGCCAGCAGCGGCAGGCAGCCTCTAAAGCAGCTtctaaacagagagagatgctcatGGAAGACGTGGGCAGTGAAGAAGAACCAGAAGAAGAGGATGAGGCGCCATTCCAAGAGA AAGATTCTGGCAGTGATGAAGATTTCTTAATGGAAGATGATGACGATAGTGACTACGGcagttcaaaaaagaaaaacaagaagatGGTTAAGAAGTCCAAacctgagagaaaagaaaagaaaatgcccaAACCCAGGCTAAAGGCTACAG TGACGCCAAGTCCTGTGAAAGGCAAAGGGAAAGTGGGTCGCCCCACAGCTTCCAAGGCATCGAAGGAAAAGACTCCTTCTCCCAAAGACGACGACGAGGACCCAGAAAGCCCCCCGGAGAAGAAGACGCCTGCAAGCCCCCCGCCCGAGAAGTCTGGGGACGAGGGGTCTGAGGATGAGGCCCAGTCTGGGGAGGATTAA